Sequence from the Sphingosinicella ginsenosidimutans genome:
GATCATGGACTGCCGCTATGGGCCGCAGCCGGGCAACGCCGTGGCTTATGGCGAGCCGATGCGGCTTGGCGAGGTGGACGTGACCTTCGTGCCGGCGGGCCATGTTCTCGGCTCCGCGCAGATCGTGCTGGAGCACAGGGGGGAGCGGATCGTCGTCTCGGGCGACTACAAGCGCCGCGCCGATCCCACCTGCGCGCCGTTCGAGCCGGTGCCGTGCGACGTCTTCGTGACCGAGGCGACCTTCGGCCTGCCGGTCTTCCACCACCCGCCCGTGGCCGGCGAGATCGATCGCCTGCTCCAGCGGCTCCACGACAATCCCGATCGCTGCGTCCTGGTCGGCGCCTATGCGCTCGGCAAGGCGCAGCGGCTGATCACCGAGCTCAGAGGCCGGGGACATGAGGCGCCGATCTACATTCACGGCGCGCTGCAGAGGCTATGCGATCTCTATGCCGAACTCGGCGTCGGTCTCGGCGAGCTGCGCCCCGCAACGGGCGTTCCGAAGGAGGAGCTCAAGGGTCATATCGTCCTCGCCCCACCCGGCGCGCTTCGCGATCGCTGGTCGCGGCGGCTGCCCGATCCGATCACCGCCATGGCCTCCGGCTGGATGCGGATCCGCCAGCGCGCGCGCCAGCAGCTGGTCGAAATGCCGCTGATCGTCTCCGACCATGCCGATTGGGACGAGCTCACGCGGACGATCACCGAGCTCGCCCCGCGCGAAGTGTGGATCACCCACGGCCGCGAAGAGGCGCTGATGCACTGGTGCATGACCCGCCAGATCAAGGCCCGCGAACTGCACCTGGTGGGCTATGAGGACGAGGATGATTAGGCCGTCAGCCAGACCCCGAGCGCGAGCGCGGCGAGGCCGAGGGCGCCCCAGCGCAGCTGGCGTTCGAGCCGCTCGTCTTCCTTCCTGGCCAGCGCATAGGTGCTGAGCGGCATCAGCACCATGAGCAGGCCGAGCGCGACGGCGAGCCCCGCCAGCGGTCCGCCGAGCACGCCGCCCGTCAGCGCCAGCAGGGCCCAGGCCCCGCAGAACAGCAACGCTTCGACGTGGAGGCGCGGCATCAATGCCCCGCCTGCGGCCCGCGCTGGACGCCGGACAAAGCGAGCTGCTCGTCGATCTGGGCGACCAGGCGGTCGAGGCCGGCCTGGTCCTTCGCCTCGGCGCGGGCGACCAGCACGTCCTGGGTGTTCGACGCGCGCAGCAGCCACCAGCCGTCGCCGGTGTTGACGCGGGCGCCGTCGGTGCGGTCCACCTCGGCCCCGTCGGCGGCGAGCCGGCCCAGCACTTCCTCGACCACCGCGAACTTGCGGCTCTCGTCGACCTGGAAGCGCAGCTCCGGCGTGTTGACGACGGCCGGCATCGCATCCTTGAGCGCGGTCAGCGAGCCGCCGAGCGCCGTCACCGCGCGGATCAGGCGGACGGCGGCATAGAGCGCGTCGTCATAGCCATAATAATCGTGGGCGAAGAAGATGTGGCCGCTCATCTCGCCGGCGAGCGGCGCGTTGGTTTCCTTCATCTTCGATTTGATGAGGCTGTGCCCAGTCTTCCACATGCAGGGTTTG
This genomic interval carries:
- a CDS encoding ligase-associated DNA damage response exonuclease, yielding MPRLGSWIDPRPEGIYVKPADAWIDPSQPKPRALVTHGHADHARGGHGSVWATPETLAIMDCRYGPQPGNAVAYGEPMRLGEVDVTFVPAGHVLGSAQIVLEHRGERIVVSGDYKRRADPTCAPFEPVPCDVFVTEATFGLPVFHHPPVAGEIDRLLQRLHDNPDRCVLVGAYALGKAQRLITELRGRGHEAPIYIHGALQRLCDLYAELGVGLGELRPATGVPKEELKGHIVLAPPGALRDRWSRRLPDPITAMASGWMRIRQRARQQLVEMPLIVSDHADWDELTRTITELAPREVWITHGREEALMHWCMTRQIKARELHLVGYEDEDD